CAGGTTAGTAACAATTTTAATCTTCATGTAGGTTGGAATAGAGGAACTGAGGAACATACAACAAAAGAATCATCATCACATCTTTAACAGCATAAAGAAACAATTAGCAAAGTGAAAATATGTATATACACACGCATATATTACGTACACATGCGGACGAATAAGGCCTTTCTTCCCATGATATTGTATTTCCCTTTGGAAAAACATTGATCTTATTCCTAATTACTAAATGATATATATGACCACATTCTACTTATATATGTACCTAACGCCACATACACATGTAACCATGATCATCTTGGAAGCATCTCTGTCACAATATCTGTACCACTGAAGTGAGTTGAAGGTGCTTCATGTGGATTTTCGGTTCTTTTGTACTTGATTGCTTGAGAAGATGATGTCTCATTCAAAGAACCACCCCTCTTTCCATTGCTGTGCCATCTGTATATTCCGGGCTCAGTCAATGCCTTCTCATTGAGATGAACTTCCTTGCAAAGCATTTCCAATACTTGCTTCATGCTTGGTCTATGTTGAGCGGCTGATTGGGTGCAAAATAGAGCCACTATGAGGAACCTATACACCTCACTCTCATCATATTCACTTAGTTCTGAATCAACAAGGTCCAAAAGCCTATTTTCTCCTCTCAGCTTCCAAGCCTGCACGCATGAATGATGAGTAAGGAGAAACAGGAtaatgctgttttttttttatgatcaaaaatagtaaaaaggatgcattaaattttgtttttgtttttgtttgctttGTGCTTTTCAATCCCATGAAGAGATTAGATTGCATGGTTTTTAGTCATGTGAAAAAGGAGAGAGGGAGGGAGACCAAGAACTGAAGAAAGAACAGGGAGGAGGTTGTTAGGAGGGATCTCATGATAACTAATATCTTTGAAGATCTGCTCATAACTGAGCTAATCAATAATAATGTCTTGTGTTCCATGTAACTAATCTTACCTAATGGGAAAAAGCttttgttgatgttgttgtttaGTTCTGTTgtgctttttgttttttgggaTACAATAATGTTTAATAACATTCAATATATACATGCAAAACCATTTAATGAACATGAACCTAATACGTTTTGCATCAAAACGATGctgcaaaagaaagaaatagcaGAAAAGGCACAAATAGAAATGAGAGTAAGTACTCCCCAAGTAAGAGAATATCCTCTAGACTCCAAATATCATTCCAAATCTTCCATATCCTaacattaaatcaaattttaaaagtttacgAATGATAAGCCTCAAATTTCAACTTCGCAAAGAGGCCCATTAGGCTAGGAAAACAAGATGCCATCATAAAGCTACTTTACCACTGATAATTTATTGTTAGTTCAAGAATCCCCTTTTGATGTATGCTTTGCAATGAATATGATACAAGACATTTTGTCCTAAATGACTGTGATAAGTATGCTTGATACATGAATTCTTTTTACATGATTATTGATACATGAATTCTGTTGGGAGAATTAATATGATAGTTAACAAGTTGATCTAGAATGCATTTATATCAACTAATGAAGTGATTTGAAGGTTCCTAAAGAAGTTCAATTCATAAAGATTGGAATGCctcatgtataaataaaatgattttgaaaaaaccaAAACATAAATGAGCTTCTTAGGAagcctaaaattaaaaaactcaaaattacaGACAAGTTTTGAAATAAATCTGAGATCGGATAGCAAACAAGGATGATAGACATATGAAATCTATCTGAAAAATTTTCTGATGCAAAATATCTCTATATAAGTCAGTAATCCAAAAACTTGTGTAGCAAGGTTTCATAACAAACAAAAGGATATGTATTGGATGGCCAACAAAACGAAAATTATTGGAAAATACCAGCACTATTTCCTTCTTTGTAGACTCAAAATAGGCACTCAACGAAAATGGAAAAACAAGAATAGAGAATAGAAGAAAGACACCAAAAATTTTTAacatgaaaaatcttttcaatgtGAAAGGTAAAAAACCACGGAAGTAAATATCTTCACTATTAAAGTAGGATTATAATGACTCtctcaatacaaaaaaaatatctctcGACCTCACCCAACAAGGATGGTTTATAATTCCTCTTAACTCTCACCAAGTATGGTGAAAATTAGAACTCTCTTTCTCACTATCACTCTTTGGATGGAATGAGATGGGATACTCCAACTCTTCACAAGcctccctatttataggagaggGGTGTGGCTTCCTTTAAGAGTGAGTTACTGATGTCAATAAATGAATTACATTCACAAAACTCCTTGTAATTCTAATCTTCAATTTCCTAAGTGGAGTGTGTAAGTCTCAAGGTCAAAGGAACCAATTTCAATTCCTTGAAAAGTGCTCCACAACTTTCTATGCATGCTTTGGAATGTATTCTTCAATTTCCCATGTATTcgaatttgcatgtttacttgaATGTGAACCAACCTTAATTATGGAGGAATTTCCAACAGAAATGATTTAAGGGCAATCTCCATCTTTCTAGAGGATAAAAtcctcttttgaaaaaaaatgttctctTACAGTAGCTCATGGCTTCTCCACACTGCTATAGTGCTCTATTCATAACTATGCTGTTAGGCTGAAAATTCTatcttgtgttttagatttgtagGTTAGTAAGTAACCAATAAGCTGAGTTTGTGAACTGCTATATTGTAACTAGCCAGAAGAGGCCAAAACTCAGAATACTTGCTGCTGAGTAGTGAGTAGTGAGAATCTCACCTCGTGTCGGGGACTGGATGTAAGTTTCATCCTAggtcaaaccagtataaaaccaGCTGCGCAAGCTCCTTCGCTTTCTATCCTCTTTATTTTAATAGATATGCTAAGCCTCAGATTTTCTGGTTTTATCAGTTACCTGTCTACTAAAAGTTTTTATCAGTACTCTATTCTCTGTCAAGTTTCAGTTTGAAGTTTGTGTTCAAGAAAAACGTTTTGAAGGGCTCGATCAAACCCCCTTCTCAAGCATCCTACTTGTACTAAtgactttatttatctttatgtgttccTATATCTCTTGCAATTAAAGAAGCTAAGAGAATATCCTAGCATATATTGTATCAGATCAATATTAATCatactcaagaatcaagaaatatACCCATTCCACCAAAACCAAATAATCATCCTCAAAGGCAGCTATGCTACTACTTTTCCCACTGATTATTTCAAGCATAAGAATCCCAAAACTGTACACGTCTGCCTTCTTTGTAAGTTGCCCCAGAAGTGCATATTCTGGGGCAAGATATCCCCTGCAACAGAAGGTAAACTAGGTTTATGTATTATGGCCAAGTCTCGTACAAAGAATTATTGATGTACCTATACTGAAAAAATGAGTGAGATAAGGATCTACTGTCTGTGGCCTCCATATTACAAAGATGCTAATCTGCCTCCGGAGAAACATAGGAGAATACAAACAattacttttagtttttatttttgcacaGAACAGTTTATTGGTATTAATGTTGTCTACAAAGATTCATAAGAAGCTACAAAAGTTGTTGATCAAGCAGTTCATTGGTATTAATGCTGTCTACAAAGATtcataagaaactaaaaaatttaagaacacTGATAATTGGTTCCTTTGACATGAATGAGTATTTGAAAAAGTTACAGAAAAAGTAGACTAAATTTTAAGCAATGATCAAAAGGAAATATTCTGGCACCAGTTAGACAAATAGAAATATTAGTAGATACATTAGTGCTTACACAGTTCCTGCAACTCGAGTACTAACATGGGTGACATTATCAGGAAAAAGTTTTGCCAGACCAAAATCCCCAATTTTCGGATTGAAGTTCCCATCCAACAATATGTTGCTGGCCTTGATATCCCTGTGAACAATGTTTGGTTGTGCCTCATCATGAAGAAAAGTTAGACCAGAAGCCGTGCCACGACAAATAGCAACCCTCTTTGGCCAATCCAGAGCAACATATTTACTTTTTGAACCTGTAAAGATATTCTCtcagcattagcataaaacaattaataaataacaCTTCAGTTCATTGATTTAGTAGCATATGCATATCAAACCCTTGACTCCCGATAATCCAACCAAACAGAGAAGTCGCACTAAAAATCTCCAAAACTCTGTGTTCCCTCCCCAAAATCTTTAGTTTATAGCATGCTCCAATATTTGAGCAACCCAGATCAATGAAACTGGCCAAGTGAGTGAGTATTATATTAAGATAAACTGGTTTCAAAAATGGAAAAGTTGAACAGCCAACTAACTTAGATAACACTCAAATTctaatacatatttaaattgTTCTGGTATTTACCAAGCAAAGAGCTCGCAAGGCTATTGTTCTCCAAAAATTCATAAACCAATATTCGGTGACTACCCTCAACACAGCAGCCAATCAGTTCCACAAGATTTGGATGCCGTATATTTGATATCATATCAATTTCTGTCATAAATTCATGGGTTCCCTGTTTAGACTCTACAGAAAGAGACTTGATAGCAGCTTGAGTACCATCCCTTAAAACTCCCTGCAAAGATTAATGACAACCAGCAAAGAAATGTACTGAAATCCATCTAAGAATGGAACCataaaaacagaaagaaaaaaatgatggtcACAACTCTCACCTTGTAGACAACTCCATAGCCTCCTCCACCGATTTTGCTTGAAGGATGAAAATCTCCTGTTGCTGATCTCAATGAGTTATAGCTAAACATTTTAGTTGCAACCACTGTCGGGTCAAAAACATATAAAGCTTACATAAATAAATCACAGgatgcaaaatttaaaatacaaataaaaagagTCAAGAATGCAATTTTAGGAAGATAATGTCCAAGTGAAGATGTCTCAGTAGATCTAGACAAGTTTCAACTGAAATAGAGATACATGCATATTTTGcttatattatttgaaataatttccACCATATGGGAtgaattcaataaaatataacacaagtacataaccaaaaaataatgtaaCCAAACCATGGCCAACCACCCCTGCCAGCCATCTTCAGTAGTCAaatttcaatattaatatttaagcaTTTAAAATAGGATATCAGAATTTAAATGCATCCCATTAAGTTGGGACTTGGGAGTAGTAAGTTGGTTCAATAGAGATAAATGATAATTCAACTGGTTGACCTCATGTTTGACATGCAATTAATTATTTCTAGCAACATATAGATCCCGGCacaataaatttcaaatatatttaataagtgTACCATGAGTTCCATGGTTGACAACATTTTGACCATGAGGGTGAGAATTAAAGCCTCATTAACCAGGattaaatcttttttctttctaggaaaaatcaatcaaattatcCAAGTTagtacatcaaaatcaattttgatttttgacagCCTAAAGTTAGCTGTCAGCAACACCCAATCCTACATCCTAGACACAGTTCACTGAAGAACCTGcaacaatttataaaaattgcCTCTATGTTCTCATCTGTGGGATTTAATagacagaaaacaaaaaaatgccaGAAAATGCAGTCTGTTCATTAAGCAATCATCCGTTTATTGCCACCAATAATTAGATAATTCCAACTTTTGTAACAACACTTATCTAGCATTTCAGCAGAAAATATAGAAACATGACACATAAAAAAAGTTCATTTAGACACAAACAATTAATCCATGATACAATTTAAAtgcatattcttttttaataccTTGTTCATGTGGCTGGTCTTCAGAATCATCCCTCCTTCCACATCGATTCAAAGCACCAAAGCAATTGCAAAACATAGCTATGGCCCCAGCTCCAGTCTCCTACGCTcctattaaaatttgtaacgaCATTTGTCCCTCAAATTTATCACACACACCAACCACCAACCAGGATGAAAACAAGACACTCAAGCCAACTACCTTTTGGAAAAGAACGAAGCAAGTTGGAAACTTGAATACACTGCAGGGTTAAAAGAATTCACAGCATGGTTTGAATCACTGTTATAACCAAAATCCTAGCCTGAGGTTTCAACCTGATGGGGGGGTTTAAAAACGTTGAAAAACTGTGGTTTTTACTCGTACAGAGAAAAGTAACCAAAGCTTTGATAGTTTATGAGAGGTAGCAGTGTTGCAGGGTTGGAAGGAACGTGTGAATCCATAAATTGTTAGGAAATGGAAAAATGAAACGAAGGGTCAAGGAAGCAGCTATCAACAGAAAGGAACGGCAGCAAAGATCAAACGAAGTGGGGGTTAAACTATGAAAGGGACATGTACCTGCAtgtctttattattttctttgttgtctACTTATATGGTGATCTTTGCTTGacaaaatgaataatattaatgtattatgatttatattttttatataagacaGTAGAGTGATGCTGTGAAGACATAGACCAAgacaatgaataataataataactagaaAAAGACCCACCCAGTGCACccgtttataaataattaaagaaatatttaaataaattatttgtttgataaattaaatttaaaaatataattgttaatgatattttatattatttttaaattatgtgtataaattaagatattttttatttgtcaatatatttataaggtaatattttaaaattggggACTAACCACTCAACTAAAGTTgattaacataattataaataaatttcataagaGTAATACAAGAATAAAGTAAAATTGACATAATCAgacaaagaaatatatttaatgaaagaaaaatagtcaACCATAATgataaaacacataaaaatgatatgaataaaacatcaaaaattatttatttaaatagatttttttacgTATTTATTTCCTTATGTTGGtgacttttgttttctttggtaTGTTCATTTTTAAACATTGAAGTAAGATTGATCCTTAATCGGATGATGTTAGAACAGGTTATTTAGTGGGTTATTTTTCCTTAATGGACTTACGAGATtgaataaacttcttcattaaaTGATGAAGTTGTACCTTTTGACTTGTTAAATGTTTGTATTTTTGGACTTTGACTTATAATTAGTT
This region of Glycine max cultivar Williams 82 chromosome 7, Glycine_max_v4.0, whole genome shotgun sequence genomic DNA includes:
- the LOC100816683 gene encoding cold-responsive protein kinase 1 isoform X2; translated protein: MFCNCFGALNRCGRRDDSEDQPHEQATGDFHPSSKIGGGGYGVVYKGVLRDGTQAAIKSLSVESKQGTHEFMTEIDMISNIRHPNLVELIGCCVEGSHRILVYEFLENNSLASSLLGSKSKYVALDWPKRVAICRGTASGLTFLHDEAQPNIVHRDIKASNILLDGNFNPKIGDFGLAKLFPDNVTHVSTRVAGTVGYLAPEYALLGQLTKKADVYSFGILMLEIISGKSSSIAAFEDDYLVLVEWAWKLRGENRLLDLVDSELSEYDESEVYRFLIVALFCTQSAAQHRPSMKQVLEMLCKEVHLNEKALTEPGIYRWHSNGKRGGSLNETSSSQAIKYKRTENPHEAPSTHFSGTDIVTEMLPR
- the LOC100816683 gene encoding putative serine/threonine-protein kinase isoform X1, whose translation is MFCNCFGALNRCGRRDDSEDQPHEQVVATKMFSYNSLRSATGDFHPSSKIGGGGYGVVYKGVLRDGTQAAIKSLSVESKQGTHEFMTEIDMISNIRHPNLVELIGCCVEGSHRILVYEFLENNSLASSLLGSKSKYVALDWPKRVAICRGTASGLTFLHDEAQPNIVHRDIKASNILLDGNFNPKIGDFGLAKLFPDNVTHVSTRVAGTVGYLAPEYALLGQLTKKADVYSFGILMLEIISGKSSSIAAFEDDYLVLVEWAWKLRGENRLLDLVDSELSEYDESEVYRFLIVALFCTQSAAQHRPSMKQVLEMLCKEVHLNEKALTEPGIYRWHSNGKRGGSLNETSSSQAIKYKRTENPHEAPSTHFSGTDIVTEMLPR